One window from the genome of Oncorhynchus gorbuscha isolate QuinsamMale2020 ecotype Even-year linkage group LG14, OgorEven_v1.0, whole genome shotgun sequence encodes:
- the LOC123995424 gene encoding coiled-coil domain-containing protein 8-like isoform X2 produces the protein MAVTFGLSLSVSWICCLLIGGITCFTLQGDVYGHPACTGPEPTGSQASVASGPNAKATGYNTLASVTQGPNAATANHASAEAAGPRASAEATARHTSAEATAGPRASAEATASHTSAEVAAGPRASAEATARHTSAEAAAGPRASAEATASHTSAEAAGPRASAEATASHTPAEAAAGPRASAEATASHTPAEAAAGPRASAEAAASHTSAEAAGPRASAEATASHTSAEAAVGPRASAEATAKHTSAEAAVGPRASAEATASHTSAEAAAGPRASAEATASHTSAEAAAGPRASAEATASHTSAEAAGPRASAEASGLEQTARPLNKLDREIIIWFAQLLNRLSPVTVPPFEEKRLFEMRNSFTI, from the exons ATGGCTGTGACTTTTGGACTCTCTTTGAG TGTTTCTTGGATTTGTTGCCTGCTAATTGGAGGGATAACGTGTTTTACCCTTCAAG GTGATGTTTATGGGCATCCTGCCTGCACTGGACCTGAACCAACTGGATCCCAAGCAAGTGTGGCGTCTGGTCCAAATGCTAAAGCTACTGGCTACAATACCCTGGCAAGTGTGACGCAGGGTCCAAATGCCGCAACTGCCAACCATGCCTCTGCAGAAGCGGCTGGCCCCCGCGCTTCAGCTGAAGCAACTGCCCGCCATACCTCTGCAGAAGCGACCGCAGGCCCCCGCGCTTCTGCTGAAGCAACTGCCAGCCATACCTCTGCAGAAGTGGCCGCAGGCCCCCGCGCTTCTGCTGAAGCAACTGCCCGCCACACCTCAGCAGAAGCGGCCGCAGGCCCCCGCGCCTCTGCTGAAGCAACTGCCAGCCATACCTCTGCAGAAGCGGCAGGCCCCCGCGCCTCTGCTGAAGCAACTGCCAGCCATACCCCTGCAGAAGCGGCCGCAGGCCCCCGCGCCTCTGCTGAAGCAACTGCCAGCCATACCCCTGCAGAAGCGGCCGCAGGCCCCCGCGCCTCTGCTGAAGCAGCTGCCAGCCATACCTCTGCAGAAGCGGCTGGCCCCCGCGCATCAGCTGAAGCAACTGCCAGCCATACCTCTGCAGAAGCGGCCGTCGGTCCCCGCGCCTCAGCTGAAGCAACTGCCAAACATACCTCTGCAGAAGCGGCCGTCGGCCCCCGCGCCTCAGCTGAAGCAACCGCCAGCCATACCTCTGCAGAAGCGGCCGCCGGCCCCCGCGCCTCAGCTGAAGCAACCGCCAGCCATACCTCTGCAGAAGCGGCCGCAGGCCCCCGCGCCTCAGCTGAAGCAACTGCCAGCCATACCTCTGCAGAAGCGGCTG GTCCCCGCGCCTCTGCTGAAGCGTCCGGCCTTGAACAGACGGCCCGACCCCTCAACAAGCTAGATAGGGAGATCATAATTTGGTTTGCCCAACTCCTTAATCGTCTTTCTCCTGTTACTGTGCCTCCATTTGAAGAAAA GCGCTTGTTTGAAATGAGGAACTCCTTCACCATATGA
- the LOC123995572 gene encoding basic proline-rich protein-like: MAVTFGLSLSVSWICCLLIGGITCFTLKGNAHGHPAYTGPEPTGSYAQASVVSGPNAKATGHNATSAEATGHNATSAEATGHNATSAEATGHNATSAEATDHNATSADATGHNATSADATGHNATSADATGHNATSAEATGHNATSADTTGHNAPSSVKSGPGASAEVSGPGASAEVSGPGASAEVSGPGASAEVSGPGASAEVSGPGASAEVSGPGASAEVSGPGASAEVSGPGASAEVSGPGASAEVSGPGSRSVRPRRLSRSVRPRLLSRSVRPRLLSRSVRPRLLSRSVRPRLLSRSVRPRLLSRSVRPRLLSRSVRPLLSRSVRPRLLSRSVRPRRLSRSVRPGSSAEVSGPGSSAEVSGPGSSAEVSGPGSSAEVSGPGSSAEVSGPGSSAEVSGPGASAEVSGPGASAEVSGPGSSAEVSGPGSSAEVSGPSASAEVSGPGASAEVSGPGASAEVQKCPAPAPQQKCPAPAPQQKCPAPAPQQKCPAPAPQQKCPAPAPQQKCPAPAPQQKCPAPAPQQKCPAPAPQQKCPAPAPQQKCPAPAPQQKCPAPAPQQKCPAPAPQQKCPAPAPQQKCPAPAPQQKCPAPAPQQKCPAPAPQQKCPAPAPQQKLQAPAHQQNLQAPAPQQDLQAPGPQQKCPAPGPQQKCPAPGPQQKCPAPGPQQKCPAPGPQQKCPAPGPQQKCPAPGPQQKCPAPGPQQKCPAPAPQQKCPAPGLSRSARPRASAEVPGPGASAEVPGPGASAEVPGPGASAEVPGPGASAEVPGPGASAEVPGPGASAEVPGPGASAEVPGPAPQQKCPAPAEVPGPGASAEVPGPGASAEVPGPGASAEVPGPGASAEATSLEQTARPLN, encoded by the exons ATGGCTGTGACCTTTGGACTCTCATTGAG TGTTTCTTGGATTTGTTGCCTGCTAATTGGAGGGATAACTTGTTTTACACTTAAAG GTAACGCTCATGGGCATCCTGCCTACACTGGACCTGAACCAACTGGATCCTATGCCCAAGCAAGTGTGGTGTCTGGTCCAAATGCTAAAGCtactggccacaatgccacgtcagcagaagctactggccacaatgccacgtcagcagaagctactggccacaatgccacgtcagcggaagctactggccacaatgccacgtcagcGGAAGCTACTGACCACAATGCCACGTCAGCGGACGCtactggccacaatgccacgtcagcGGACGCtactggccacaatgccacgtcagcGGACGCtactggccacaatgccacgtcagcggaagctactggccacaatgccacgtcagcGGACACTACTGGCCACAATGCCCCGTCAAGTGTGAAGTCCGGTCCCGGCGCCTCAGCAGAAGTGTCCGGCCCCGGCGCCTCAGCAGAAGTGTCCGGCCCCGGCGCCTCAGCAGAAGTGTCCGGCCCCGGCGCCTCAGCAGAAGTGTCCGGCCCCGGCGCCTCAGCAGAA GTGTCCGGCCCCGGCGCCTCAGCAGAAGTGTCCGGCCCCGGCGCCTCAGCAGAAGTGTCCGGCCCCGGCGCCTCAGCAGAAGTGTCCGGCCCCGGCGCCTCAGCAGAAGTGTCCGGCCCCGGCGCCTCAGCAGAAGTGTCCGGCCCCGGCTCCAGAAGTGTCCGGCCCCGGCGCCTCAGCAGAAGTGTCCGGCCCCGGCTCCTCAGCAGAAGTGTCCGGCCCCGGCTCCTCAGCAGAAGTGTCCGGCCCCGGCTCCTCAGCAGAAGTGTCCGGCCCCGGCTCCTCAGCAGAAGTGTCCGGCCCCGGCTCCTCAGCAGAAGTGTCCGGCCCCGGCTCCTCAGCAGAAGTGTCCGGCCCCTCCTCAGCAGAAGTGTCCGGCCCCGGCTCCTCAGCAGAAGTGTCCGGCCCCGGCGCCTCAGCAGAAGTGTCCGGCCCGGCTCCTCAGCAGAAGTGTCCGGCCCCGGCTCCTCAGCAGAAGTGTCCGGCCCCGGCTCCTCAGCAGAAGTGTCCGGCCCCGGCTCCTCAGCAGAAGTGTCCGGCCCCGGCTCCTCAGCAGAAGTGTCCGGCCCCGGCTCCTCAGCAGAAGTGTCCGGCCCCGGCGCCTCAGCAGAAGTGTCCGGCCCCGGCGCCTCAGCAGAAGTGTCCGGCCCCGGCTCCTCAGCAGAAGTGTCCGGCCCCGGCTCCTCAGCAGAAGTGTCCGGCCCCAGCGCCTCAGCAGAAGTGTCCGGCCCCGGCGCCTCAGCAGAAGTGTCCGGCCCCGGCGCCTCAGCAGAAGTGCAGAAGTGTCCGGCCCCGGCGCCTCAGCAGAAGTGTCCGGCCCCGGCGCCTCAGCAGAAGTGTCCGGCCCCGGCGCCTCAGCAGAAGTGTCCGGCCCCGGCGCCTCAGCAGAAGTGTCCGGCCCCGGCGCCTCAGCAGAAGTGTCCGGCCCCGGCGCCTCAGCAGAAGTGTCCGGCCCCGGCGCCTCAGCAGAAGTGTCCGGCCCCGGCGCCTCAGCAGAAGTGTCCGGCCCCGGCGCCTCAGCAGAAGTGTCCGGCCCCGGCGCCTCAGCAGAAGTGTCCGGCCCCGGCGCCTCAGCAGAAGTGTCCGGCCCCGGCGCCTCAGCAGAAGTGTCCGGCCCCGGCGCCTCAGCAGAAGTGTCCGGCCCCGGCGCCTCAGCAGAAGTGTCCGGCCCCGGCGCCTCAGCAGAAGTGTCCGGCCCCGGCGCCTCAGCAGAAGTGTCCG GCCccggcgcctcagcagaagcTTCAGGCCCCGGCGCATCAGCAGAATCTTCAGGCGCCGGCCCCTCAGCAAGACCTTCAGGCCCCGGGGCCTCAGCAGAAGTGCCCGGCCCCGGGGCCTCAGCAGAAGTGCCCGGCCCCGGGGCCTCAGCAGAAGTGCCCGGCCCCGGGGCCTCAGCAGAAGTGCCCGGCCCCGGGGCCTCAGCAGAAGTGCCCGGCCCCGGGGCCTCAGCAGAAGTGCCCGGCCCCGGGGCCTCAGCAGAAGTGCCCGGCCCCGGGGCCTCAGCAGAAGTGCCCGGCCCCGGCGCCTCAGCAGAAGTGCCCGGCCCCGGGCCTCAGCAGAAGTGCCCGGCCCCGGGCCTCAGCAGAAGTGCCCGGCCCCGGCGCCTCAGCAGAAGTGCCCGGCCCCGGCGCCTCAGCAGAAGTGCCCGGCCCCGGCGCCTCAGCAGAAGTGCCGGGCCCCGGCGCCTCAGCAGAAGTGCCCGGCCCCGGCGCCTCAGCAGAAGTGCCCGGCCCCGGCGCCTCAGCAGAAGTGCCCGGCCCCGGCGCCTCAGCAGAAGTGCCCGGCCCCGCGCCTCAGCAGAAGTGCCCGGCCCCAGCAGAAGTGCCCGGCCCCGGCGCCTCAGCAGAAGTGCCCGGCCCCGGCGCCTCAGCAGAAGTGCCCGGCCCCGGCGCCTCAGCAGAAGTGCCCGGCCCCGgagcctcagcagaagcgacaagCCTTGAACAGACGGCCCGACCACTCAACTAG
- the LOC123995424 gene encoding protein PELPK1-like isoform X6, which translates to MPQLPTMPLQKRLAPALQLKQLPAIPLQKRPQAPALLLKQLPAIPLQKWPQAPALLLKQLPATPQQKRPQAPAPLLKQLPAIPLQKRQAPAPLLKQLPAIPLQKRPQAPAPLLKQLPAIPLQKRPQAPAPLLKQLPAIPLQKRLAPAHQLKQLPAIPLQKRPSVPAPQLKQLPNIPLQKRPSAPAPQLKQPPAIPLQKRPPAPAPQLKQPPAIPLQKRPQAPAPLLKRPALNRRPDPSTS; encoded by the exons ATGCCGCAACTGCCAACCATGCCTCTGCAGAAGCGGCTGGCCCCCGCGCTTCAGCTGAAGCAACTGCCCGCCATACCTCTGCAGAAGCGACCGCAGGCCCCCGCGCTTCTGCTGAAGCAACTGCCAGCCATACCTCTGCAGAAGTGGCCGCAGGCCCCCGCGCTTCTGCTGAAGCAACTGCCCGCCACACCTCAGCAGAAGCGGCCGCAGGCCCCCGCGCCTCTGCTGAAGCAACTGCCAGCCATACCTCTGCAGAAGCGGCAGGCCCCCGCGCCTCTGCTGAAGCAACTGCCAGCCATACCCCTGCAGAAGCGGCCGCAGGCCCCCGCGCCTCTGCTGAAGCAACTGCCAGCCATACCCCTGCAGAAGCGGCCGCAGGCCCCCGCGCCTCTGCTGAAGCAGCTGCCAGCCATACCTCTGCAGAAGCGGCTGGCCCCCGCGCATCAGCTGAAGCAACTGCCAGCCATACCTCTGCAGAAGCGGCCGTCGGTCCCCGCGCCTCAGCTGAAGCAACTGCCAAACATACCTCTGCAGAAGCGGCCGTCGGCCCCCGCGCCTCAGCTGAAGCAACCGCCAGCCATACCTCTGCAGAAGCGGCCGCCGGCCCCCGCGCCTCAGCTGAAGCAACCGCCAGCCATACCTCTGCAGAAGCGGCCGCAGGC CCCCGCGCCTCTGCTGAAGCGTCCGGCCTTGAACAGACGGCCCGACCCCTCAACAAGCTAG
- the LOC123995424 gene encoding coiled-coil domain-containing protein 8-like isoform X1, whose protein sequence is MAVTFGLSLSVSWICCLLIGGITCFTLQGDVYGHPACTGPEPTGSQASVASGPNAKATGYNTLASVTQGPNAATANHASAEAAGPRASAEATARHTSAEATAGPRASAEATASHTSAEVAAGPRASAEATARHTSAEAAAGPRASAEATASHTSAEAAGPRASAEATASHTPAEAAAGPRASAEATASHTPAEAAAGPRASAEAAASHTSAEAAGPRASAEATASHTSAEAAVGPRASAEATAKHTSAEAAVGPRASAEATASHTSAEAAAGPRASAEATASHTSAEAAAGPRASAEATASHTSAEAAGPRASAEATASHTSAEAAGPRASAEASGLEQTARPLNKLDREIIIWFAQLLNRLSPVTVPPFEEKRLFEMRNSFTI, encoded by the exons ATGGCTGTGACTTTTGGACTCTCTTTGAG TGTTTCTTGGATTTGTTGCCTGCTAATTGGAGGGATAACGTGTTTTACCCTTCAAG GTGATGTTTATGGGCATCCTGCCTGCACTGGACCTGAACCAACTGGATCCCAAGCAAGTGTGGCGTCTGGTCCAAATGCTAAAGCTACTGGCTACAATACCCTGGCAAGTGTGACGCAGGGTCCAAATGCCGCAACTGCCAACCATGCCTCTGCAGAAGCGGCTGGCCCCCGCGCTTCAGCTGAAGCAACTGCCCGCCATACCTCTGCAGAAGCGACCGCAGGCCCCCGCGCTTCTGCTGAAGCAACTGCCAGCCATACCTCTGCAGAAGTGGCCGCAGGCCCCCGCGCTTCTGCTGAAGCAACTGCCCGCCACACCTCAGCAGAAGCGGCCGCAGGCCCCCGCGCCTCTGCTGAAGCAACTGCCAGCCATACCTCTGCAGAAGCGGCAGGCCCCCGCGCCTCTGCTGAAGCAACTGCCAGCCATACCCCTGCAGAAGCGGCCGCAGGCCCCCGCGCCTCTGCTGAAGCAACTGCCAGCCATACCCCTGCAGAAGCGGCCGCAGGCCCCCGCGCCTCTGCTGAAGCAGCTGCCAGCCATACCTCTGCAGAAGCGGCTGGCCCCCGCGCATCAGCTGAAGCAACTGCCAGCCATACCTCTGCAGAAGCGGCCGTCGGTCCCCGCGCCTCAGCTGAAGCAACTGCCAAACATACCTCTGCAGAAGCGGCCGTCGGCCCCCGCGCCTCAGCTGAAGCAACCGCCAGCCATACCTCTGCAGAAGCGGCCGCCGGCCCCCGCGCCTCAGCTGAAGCAACCGCCAGCCATACCTCTGCAGAAGCGGCCGCAGGCCCCCGCGCCTCAGCTGAAGCAACTGCCAGCCATACCTCTGCAGAAGCGGCTGGTCCCCGCGCCTCAGCTGAAGCAACTGCCAGCCATACCTCTGCAGAAGCGGCTGGTCCCCGCGCCTCTGCTGAAGCGTCCGGCCTTGAACAGACGGCCCGACCCCTCAACAAGCTAGATAGGGAGATCATAATTTGGTTTGCCCAACTCCTTAATCGTCTTTCTCCTGTTACTGTGCCTCCATTTGAAGAAAA GCGCTTGTTTGAAATGAGGAACTCCTTCACCATATGA
- the LOC123995424 gene encoding protein PELPK1-like isoform X5 has protein sequence MPQLPTMPLQKRLAPALQLKQLPAIPLQKRPQAPALLLKQLPAIPLQKWPQAPALLLKQLPATPQQKRPQAPAPLLKQLPAIPLQKRQAPAPLLKQLPAIPLQKRPQAPAPLLKQLPAIPLQKRPQAPAPLLKQLPAIPLQKRLAPAHQLKQLPAIPLQKRPSVPAPQLKQLPNIPLQKRPSAPAPQLKQPPAIPLQKRPPAPAPQLKQPPAIPLQKRPQAPAPQLKQLPAIPLQKRLVPAPLLKRPALNRRPDPSTS, from the exons ATGCCGCAACTGCCAACCATGCCTCTGCAGAAGCGGCTGGCCCCCGCGCTTCAGCTGAAGCAACTGCCCGCCATACCTCTGCAGAAGCGACCGCAGGCCCCCGCGCTTCTGCTGAAGCAACTGCCAGCCATACCTCTGCAGAAGTGGCCGCAGGCCCCCGCGCTTCTGCTGAAGCAACTGCCCGCCACACCTCAGCAGAAGCGGCCGCAGGCCCCCGCGCCTCTGCTGAAGCAACTGCCAGCCATACCTCTGCAGAAGCGGCAGGCCCCCGCGCCTCTGCTGAAGCAACTGCCAGCCATACCCCTGCAGAAGCGGCCGCAGGCCCCCGCGCCTCTGCTGAAGCAACTGCCAGCCATACCCCTGCAGAAGCGGCCGCAGGCCCCCGCGCCTCTGCTGAAGCAGCTGCCAGCCATACCTCTGCAGAAGCGGCTGGCCCCCGCGCATCAGCTGAAGCAACTGCCAGCCATACCTCTGCAGAAGCGGCCGTCGGTCCCCGCGCCTCAGCTGAAGCAACTGCCAAACATACCTCTGCAGAAGCGGCCGTCGGCCCCCGCGCCTCAGCTGAAGCAACCGCCAGCCATACCTCTGCAGAAGCGGCCGCCGGCCCCCGCGCCTCAGCTGAAGCAACCGCCAGCCATACCTCTGCAGAAGCGGCCGCAGGCCCCCGCGCCTCAGCTGAAGCAACTGCCAGCCATACCTCTGCAGAAGCGGCTG GTCCCCGCGCCTCTGCTGAAGCGTCCGGCCTTGAACAGACGGCCCGACCCCTCAACAAGCTAG
- the LOC123995424 gene encoding protein PELPK1-like isoform X4, protein MPQLPTMPLQKRLAPALQLKQLPAIPLQKRPQAPALLLKQLPAIPLQKWPQAPALLLKQLPATPQQKRPQAPAPLLKQLPAIPLQKRQAPAPLLKQLPAIPLQKRPQAPAPLLKQLPAIPLQKRPQAPAPLLKQLPAIPLQKRLAPAHQLKQLPAIPLQKRPSVPAPQLKQLPNIPLQKRPSAPAPQLKQPPAIPLQKRPPAPAPQLKQPPAIPLQKRPQAPAPQLKQLPAIPLQKRLVPAPQLKQLPAIPLQKRLVPAPLLKRPALNRRPDPSTS, encoded by the coding sequence ATGCCGCAACTGCCAACCATGCCTCTGCAGAAGCGGCTGGCCCCCGCGCTTCAGCTGAAGCAACTGCCCGCCATACCTCTGCAGAAGCGACCGCAGGCCCCCGCGCTTCTGCTGAAGCAACTGCCAGCCATACCTCTGCAGAAGTGGCCGCAGGCCCCCGCGCTTCTGCTGAAGCAACTGCCCGCCACACCTCAGCAGAAGCGGCCGCAGGCCCCCGCGCCTCTGCTGAAGCAACTGCCAGCCATACCTCTGCAGAAGCGGCAGGCCCCCGCGCCTCTGCTGAAGCAACTGCCAGCCATACCCCTGCAGAAGCGGCCGCAGGCCCCCGCGCCTCTGCTGAAGCAACTGCCAGCCATACCCCTGCAGAAGCGGCCGCAGGCCCCCGCGCCTCTGCTGAAGCAGCTGCCAGCCATACCTCTGCAGAAGCGGCTGGCCCCCGCGCATCAGCTGAAGCAACTGCCAGCCATACCTCTGCAGAAGCGGCCGTCGGTCCCCGCGCCTCAGCTGAAGCAACTGCCAAACATACCTCTGCAGAAGCGGCCGTCGGCCCCCGCGCCTCAGCTGAAGCAACCGCCAGCCATACCTCTGCAGAAGCGGCCGCCGGCCCCCGCGCCTCAGCTGAAGCAACCGCCAGCCATACCTCTGCAGAAGCGGCCGCAGGCCCCCGCGCCTCAGCTGAAGCAACTGCCAGCCATACCTCTGCAGAAGCGGCTGGTCCCCGCGCCTCAGCTGAAGCAACTGCCAGCCATACCTCTGCAGAAGCGGCTGGTCCCCGCGCCTCTGCTGAAGCGTCCGGCCTTGAACAGACGGCCCGACCCCTCAACAAGCTAG
- the LOC123995424 gene encoding coiled-coil domain-containing protein 8-like isoform X3, with the protein MAVTFGLSLSVSWICCLLIGGITCFTLQGDVYGHPACTGPEPTGSQASVASGPNAKATGYNTLASVTQGPNAATANHASAEAAGPRASAEATARHTSAEATAGPRASAEATASHTSAEVAAGPRASAEATARHTSAEAAAGPRASAEATASHTSAEAAGPRASAEATASHTPAEAAAGPRASAEATASHTPAEAAAGPRASAEAAASHTSAEAAGPRASAEATASHTSAEAAVGPRASAEATAKHTSAEAAVGPRASAEATASHTSAEAAAGPRASAEATASHTSAEAAAGPRASAEASGLEQTARPLNKLDREIIIWFAQLLNRLSPVTVPPFEEKRLFEMRNSFTI; encoded by the exons ATGGCTGTGACTTTTGGACTCTCTTTGAG TGTTTCTTGGATTTGTTGCCTGCTAATTGGAGGGATAACGTGTTTTACCCTTCAAG GTGATGTTTATGGGCATCCTGCCTGCACTGGACCTGAACCAACTGGATCCCAAGCAAGTGTGGCGTCTGGTCCAAATGCTAAAGCTACTGGCTACAATACCCTGGCAAGTGTGACGCAGGGTCCAAATGCCGCAACTGCCAACCATGCCTCTGCAGAAGCGGCTGGCCCCCGCGCTTCAGCTGAAGCAACTGCCCGCCATACCTCTGCAGAAGCGACCGCAGGCCCCCGCGCTTCTGCTGAAGCAACTGCCAGCCATACCTCTGCAGAAGTGGCCGCAGGCCCCCGCGCTTCTGCTGAAGCAACTGCCCGCCACACCTCAGCAGAAGCGGCCGCAGGCCCCCGCGCCTCTGCTGAAGCAACTGCCAGCCATACCTCTGCAGAAGCGGCAGGCCCCCGCGCCTCTGCTGAAGCAACTGCCAGCCATACCCCTGCAGAAGCGGCCGCAGGCCCCCGCGCCTCTGCTGAAGCAACTGCCAGCCATACCCCTGCAGAAGCGGCCGCAGGCCCCCGCGCCTCTGCTGAAGCAGCTGCCAGCCATACCTCTGCAGAAGCGGCTGGCCCCCGCGCATCAGCTGAAGCAACTGCCAGCCATACCTCTGCAGAAGCGGCCGTCGGTCCCCGCGCCTCAGCTGAAGCAACTGCCAAACATACCTCTGCAGAAGCGGCCGTCGGCCCCCGCGCCTCAGCTGAAGCAACCGCCAGCCATACCTCTGCAGAAGCGGCCGCCGGCCCCCGCGCCTCAGCTGAAGCAACCGCCAGCCATACCTCTGCAGAAGCGGCCGCAGGC CCCCGCGCCTCTGCTGAAGCGTCCGGCCTTGAACAGACGGCCCGACCCCTCAACAAGCTAGATAGGGAGATCATAATTTGGTTTGCCCAACTCCTTAATCGTCTTTCTCCTGTTACTGTGCCTCCATTTGAAGAAAA GCGCTTGTTTGAAATGAGGAACTCCTTCACCATATGA